The genomic stretch ACAGGGCTCGCCGGCGACCCAGAGCTGCTGGGCGGAAGCGCAAGCGTTGCGCACTTCTGGACTTCGAGGGGCCAGGGGAGTCTAGGTCGCGCTCCCGCCCGGCCTGGCATCTGCCCCTCTTCTTGTCTCCGGGCTTTTCTGAGTCGGGGCGGGGCAGACCTCCGGTCCGGGTACCCCTGCCTCGGTTCTGGAGaagtctctccctcccctcctctcggTGCGCAACAGGTGCAGGGTGGGGGACTGAGTCTGTTTCTGGCTCCGTGGAGCCAGTGCGCGCTgggctcccctgctgcctccactcTCCTAGGTGCGGGGACCCGGCGGGCCTGGGAGTCCAGTTCCTGAGCCCCGAGGACTGTCACTCCCTTGCTTTACCCAGACCTcgctatggggggaaaaaaaaagtctggtccAGTTGGCCCCTGGAGGCAGGGGCTGAATCCTGGGGGGTGGATGAGTACGGGGGGAGAATGTTGGGGCAGGAAAGTGGCCCAGTGCCCTCTCTCCATGACCCCTGTGTGGACTCCAGTGGGTGCCTGGAGGCATAgcttccctggctcctgactgcctgtgcctcccgcAGCGCTGTGCCCTAACCTACCCCCAGCCAAGAAGATCACCCAAGATGATATCAAAGTGATGCTGTATTTGCTGGAGGAGGTGTGTACCCACTTCCCACACAGGCCAGCCCTGAGCCCTAGCCAGTCCCCCCACCCCTCTTTAGTTCTGCCCAGTAGCCCAGAAGGGTCTAGTCAGTTTCCTGCCTGCCTGAGTCTCTGGCAACCcagcggggaggggaggacagTTGGtcttctggaaggcagtggatacaGGATGCTCAGGCTAGGGGAGAGCGCCCAGCCAGGCTGGTTAGAGTTGCCTTTTTCCATAAGGGGCACTGAGTCAGGTCCCATGGTGGGTTAATGGCAAACTCCAGCCGGGCACATTGAGAACTGTGGGATGGGAGGCTTTCCCCTGAAGTCCcggcctcctgctgccccctgTGTACCTCCGAGCTTctcccacctgcctgggagagctTGCCAACGGGGAAGGTAGTCTCCACAGCTGGTGGTCTCTCTGCAGAGAGAGCGGGACCTGAACACGGCGGCTCGCATCGGCCAGTCCCTGGTGAAACAGAACAGTGTGCTCATGGAGGAGAATAGCAAGTTGGAAGCCATGCTGGGCTCAGCCAGGGAGGAGGTGACAGGGTGGGAGGCGTGGAGGTGGGGCCGGGGAGGAGGTGACAGTGCAGGAGGCGTGGAGGTGGGGGCCAGGAAGGAGGTGACAGGGCAGGAGGAGTGGAGGTGGGGGCCAGGAAGGAGGTGACAGGGcaggaggagtgggggtgggggccaggaagGAGGTGACAGGGCAGGAGGAGtggaggtggggccagggaggaggTGACAGGGCAGGAGGAGTGGAGGTGGGGCCGGGGAGGAGGTGACAGGGCAGGAGGCGtggaggtggggccagggaggaggTGACAGGGCAGGAGGCGTGGAGGTGGGGCCAGGAAGGAGGTGACAGGGCAGGAGGAGTGGAGGTGGGGGCCAGGAAGGAGGTGACAGGGTGGGAAGTATGGAGAGGGGGGCGGCCTACTCCCTCCTTGagcagggccctgcccctgcccctgcccccgcccacagctcctctctcctcctgccagATTTTACACCTCAGACAGCAGGTGAACTTGAGAGATGATCTCCTTCAGCTCTACTCAGACTCTgaagatgaggaggaagaggaggaggaggaggaggaagaggaaggagaggaagaggaggaggaggaggaggaagaagaagaggaggaggaggaggaggaggaagaagaagaggaacaggaggaagaggaggctcgGAGGCATGACCATCCCTATGACGCCCCCAGGCCGTGAGCATCCTCCCCTTCCCGGGATGTGCAAAGCTGGGACGCACAGGCTGCCACCCCTAGCCCTGCTGGGGAGGCCATggttggctgggagctgggccccaCGCCCTGCACCCTGACTCCCTTGCATCccccaggccctctccagaggaGTCGCTGCACCACTGCCCACAGCTGGAGGCCCTGCAGCGGAAGCTGAGGCTGCTGGAGGAGGAGAATGACCAGCTGCgggaggaggtgaggctgggggggagggcaggccgTGGGGGCGGGCGCTGTTgacgccctgccccctcctcactccctccctctagGCCTCTCACCTGGACACCCTGGAGGACGAGGAGCAGATGCTCATCCTGGAGTGCGTGGAGCAGTTTTGTACGTCGggtgcagcctgggctgggggctgcccccaGGAGTGCAGGGAGGCACCCGTGTCCTAGAGCCTGAGCTtcaagccccagccctggcacttcCTAGCTGTGTGGGTGGGGATGGTTccttgacctctctgagccttctTCTTTacaaggtggggtggggtggggttaaTAGTCCTGCCCCCCCATCCCTTAGGGCTTATGAGAATCCCCAGAGGCGACAGCTGAGGGAGTGCTTTGTGCAAAGTGTAAAGGGCTTTGCAGGGCCCTGGGTCTGCTCAGCTACTGGAGGCAGCCGGGAGGGAGCCACGAGCTGCCAGAGGCCCGGCACTGCGGCTGCGCTGGGGCAGAGTCCACACTGCTCTGGCCCCGAGCCTCTGGTCCAGCTGGGAGATGCAGGCCTCGGTGCCCGTGGTTGAACTCCTATTGTCCCCTCACCTTGAACCCGACCTTCCCATCTCCCCTGGGGAAGGAGCCAGCCCCCAGTTTCTGCTGCTTCTGCTCCCAGGAATGGCCTCAAGTCTCCTTGCTCCTCTGGGCTCTGGCTGCCTTTAGCCCAGGAAAATCACTAGCTGCCCCTTGGAACCCTCTGGGCCTTCCAGACCCTTCTGTACACAGCCTAGCTGAGTCTTCTAAAACCAGATCTGACTACGTCACGCCTCCTGCTAACTCCCAGGCTTTGTGCTCCAGGCTCTGTCCACTGCCTCAGCCAGACCCATGTGGACCCCTCTGGGCCTGGCCTGTGTCTTCCCTTCTTTGCCTGGCCAAGCCTCATTTGCCCTGTGAGCTCAGCACAGTGGTTCCTTCTCGCAGGAACCCTGCCTGGGCCTTGGCAGGCTGGGTCGTGTGCTGCAGTTATGACCCCTCCTCCCCGACCTTTGCCCCCCTCTCCACGACCTCCCCTTGACCTTTGCTGCATCATAACCTATGTAGGGTGTTATTGTGGGTTTCTTTCCCCAGCTGTCCCCCACTAGACGAGCACAGCTTGGGCTGAGACCAGGCCTCGCTGACCACTAGCCCCAGGACCCTGCATGCTGGGACCAGGCCTCGCTGACCACTAGCCCCAGGACCCTGCATGCTGGGACCAGGCCTCGCTGACCACTAGCCCCAGGACCCTGCATGCTGGGACCAGGCCTCGCTGACCACTAGCCCCAGGACCCTGCATGCTGGGACCAGGCCTCGCTGACCACTAGCCCCAGGACCCTGCATGCTGGGACCAGGCCTCGCTGACCACTAGCCCCAGGACCCTGCACGGTGTCCAGAGACGGATCAGGAGAAGCAGCCCTGGTGGAGGGGAGGAGATGCTGAGCCCTTCGGGAGCTGAGGGGTgggtgacctctgacctctgccccctcccacagctgAGGCCAGCCAGCAGATGGCTGAACTGTCCGAGGTGCTGGTGCTCCGGCTGGAAAACTACGAGCGGCAGCAGAAGGAGATCACTCAGCTGCAGGCCCAGATCGCGAGGCTGCAGCAGCGCTGCCAGTCGGTGAGCCTGGGCGGGCGTGGGGCGCTTCCTCCCCATGGCATGGCCCCTGGGGACCCAGGCCtcttccctgcccctgcctcgTGGGGCTCTGGGCCCCTCTCCGTGTGAGAGTCAGAGCTGGAGGGGACATCAAGGAGACGCTCGTCCCAGCCCCTCATTGTCCCGAGGAGGGTCTAGCAgctccaggagccaggctgcACAGCCCTCTGACCTAGTCTGCCCTCTGCCCGTGTGCCTTCTCACTGCGGGGCTGCCCAGAACGCACTGATGTGCCCGGGTCGCCCTGCGGGGGGGCTGGGGTGCCGTGCGGGCCTCGGGAGGGGGCTTACTGGTCGGGTCCTTCCAGTATGGGGCCGAGACAGAGAccctgcagcagcagctggcTTCAGAGAAGGGGATGCAGAGGTGAGGctgcccaggctcctggccctgcccctgccccgccagGCCCCGGCCCGGGTGGGGACTGAGGCTCCCGGCGGCCATCTGGCTCTCCTTAGAGGAAGAGCAgcctgcaggaggggctgggtcctGTCCTTTGCTATCCCCTCTGTGTGTGGCCCAGGGCGCAGCAGGTGGTATCTCAGGGACTTGCTGGTTGGGTCTAGAGCCTGGGCTTCTTGCCTTTTAGCCTAGGGCCAGGGCAGGCAAGAGTGTTGGGTCCCAGCAGCTGCACGACGTGCGGGACAAGTACTCGGACTGCAGGGCCACGCGCCAGGAGGAGGTGAAGACCTTCCGCCCGCAGCCCCCGATGTCCACCGGGTCGGTCACCCACTTCGCGTACAGCCTGCCGCTGGTGAGGACCCCTCTGGGTGGCTGCCTCTTTACCTCTGTGGGCCCTGTCTCGGCCCTGTCAGCTGCATTCTGTGCCTGGGGGTGTGAGTGGGGGTGCGGTGGGGTCCCCGGTAATGTCCCCCCTGTTTGCCATAGGGAGCACTTTCTGGCCTCCCAGCGTCCCTGGTTGATGAGCTCAAAATATCTATCGGGAGGATGGTCTCAGACCCCACGTATTTTACCGACAGGTGTGTtgctgggaccccagcccctTGCCTGACCCACACTCAGCCTCGTCCGTCCTGTGGGCAGCAGCCTTTCCTCTCGTGGGAGGGGGCGGCCTTCATGGTTgacacctgcctccctccctctctcagcccCTCGCATACTCGTGTGGTTTGGGATCCGTCATTTTGGGCGGGGGGGAGTCAGATTCATCGGTTTTCCCCGGCATGACAGGGCACCAGGGCGTTTGTGGTTTCAGCTTTCTTTGCTTCTGTGCCCACTTCTCTCTGTTGCAGGAGTTCTAGAATGGCCAGGGGGGAGACACCAAACCAGGGGTAAGCTGGCCAGGGGCCTCCGCATCACTGCCTGCAGCCGGCGCGGCAAGGAGAGTTGTGGGAGGGAGCAGCCCCCTTTTCCTTTGAAGCTTGCCCCCAGGAAGCTGTCTGATTTAAGGTTGTGTCCAGGGGCTGAGAGGGAAACACACTCTGACCTAGGAGCTGGGACATCTGGGACTCAGTCCCCAGCTTGGTCCCATCCCATTGCTGGCTCGAAGTCCTACAGCCAGTGTCTTGACCTgtgtgagtctttttttttttttttaatttttttttaattttcgacaggcagagtggacagtgagagagagacagagagacaggtcttcctttgccgttggttcaccctccaatggccgctgcggtagcgcgctgcggccagcgcactgcgctgatccgatggcaggagccaggtgcttctcctggtctcccatggggtgcagggcccaagcacttgggccatcctccactgcactcctgggccacagcagagagctggactggaagaggggcaaccgggacaggatcggtgccccgaccgggacgagaacccagtgtgccggcgctgcaaggcagaggattagcctagtgagccgcggcgccggctgtgtcTGAGTCTTAGGACAATGGATTTGTTCCACGGCAACCAGCTGTGGGGTGGGTTGTGAAGGCAGAGGGACGGTTGGTCCTGCTGGGCTCTTCGGTGGGGTGGAGTGGTGGAGGGAGGAGGCCGGGCTGTGTTGGGGGCTGCGTGTTTGAAGCTGGTACCCAGCTCCTGGTTGAGGCAGACCTAGGAAGGAAACACAGGCATCTGGGtgagggctgggtggggcagggttgcccttggagaggctgggagggggcaggcttGTGGTGGGACCTTCCTCCACAGCCCCAACAGCAGGTGTCCCAgaggagtgcgtgtgtgtgtgtgtgcgtgcgtgtgcgtgtgtgcgtgcgagCTGCAGCAGGAGTTGGCTTGCTGCAATCTGGAAGAACCTGGCTGTCTCCCTACCCTGACTGGACCTGTGTTCCAGGGAGGAGCGAGTGCAGGCACAGGGCTACAGGgccgaggaggaggaagaagaggaagaggaggaagaggaggaggaggaagaggaggaagaggaggaggaggaggaggaggagggcttgGCACCTGCAGAGGAGGCTGTGCCTGTGGATTTCAAGCCCACGGGGGAGCTGATCCccgaggaggagctgggggccgcAGAGGAGGCGGTGCCGGCCGAGGAAGGGGCGGCTGAGGAGGCGGAGCTGCTGTCCGAGGACACGGAGGCCTGGGAAGAGGTGGAGCCGGAGCTGGATGAGGCCACGCGGATGAACGTGGTCACGTCAGCCCTGGAGGCCAGCGGCCTGGGCCCTTCGCACCTGGACATGAAGTATGTCCTCCAGCAACTGGCCAACTGGCAGGACgcccactgcaggcggcagcagaAGCAGAAGGTGCCTCCCAAAGGTGAGTGCTCCCGCGGGGGCCTCCCTCCCGCCAGCCGGACGAGCTGCAGGTCTTCAAGCCGATGAAAgcactcccctgccccagcccggccctgcccaGCGTGCTTATTTGCATGGACTTTGCATATCATTTGCATAGGCACCTCAAGTCCCCTTCCTGGGTGCCCTCGGGACCCAGCGCTCCTTTATGTGGAATTTGCTTAGGAGTCTAGCTGTCCACCCACTTGGTtcctgggctggggtcagggccgGGACTGTCTCCCTCACTGCGCCTCAGCTTCCTGTctctgcccgccccctccccccacccttcacccccacctcccctgtcCCCAAGGCTCCCCAACCCTgcagcagtggcagcagcaggcCAAAACAAACATGGGGGGCGGGAGCGTGGAGCAGCGGCCCGGGGTGCCGACCCAGGACTCTCGGAGGCTGGAGGAGGACAGGGCCAGCCACCCTCCCAGGGCCGGGGAGGAAGATGGGCCTTCGGGGGCCACCTAGGCCACTGGCACCGAGGCCCCCGCCAGCAAGGGCCACAGTCGCACCAGTCCCCTGGGTGAGTCTGAAGGTGGGCAAGGGTCAGCTGCAGGGTGGCGGGAGGCGGGTCAGGGTCTCCTCCCCCCAGCTGGAAGCCCCAGAGTTCGAGGCAGCTGCACCTGCCGGGCGTAGGCCTGGTGAGCCCTGCCTCTGCAGTGACCCGGGGACAGCGCTGCAGACGGACCATTTTCCCGGGTGTTAGCCCCTGTCACCCTCACGGCCCTGTAGGTAGGTGGTGGTGTCCCCTGTTGATGATCAGAGAGCTGAAGTGACTCGATCCAGGCCCAGCTGAGCTGTCCTCACACCCTCCGTGCTGTGCCGTGCACCCCCTCTGCTGCTGGCCTGTGGGGCAGCCCTGGGTTTATAACTTGCTGGCAACCTCCCTGTGATGTGGCCGGCCTCGGCTCTGATGGTGCTTTGGTCACCGCTGGGTTTGGAATAGCGCTGGCCTCAGCAGGGCCTCTGAGTGAGGTTGTGCAGGTTGTAGGCTGAACCGGACGCCTGTGGCTGGGCAGTGGGCTCTGGCCTGTGGATCTGTGATGGCTGTCCGCCTCCCGGCGCAGAGCCGCCTGGGCTAGGCCTTCACGTCTACCCCGTTTTCTTCCAGGCTTTGCTTTTTCCCAGCAGCCTGCAGAGGCCCCACAGACATGAGGCCCCTCCTTCtgctgcctggccaagccctccctccccctcctccgaaACGCGACCCCGTGCATGTCGGCAGCCCGCCCTCTGTCCTGGCAAGCCTGGGCCAGAGCGTGAGGGTCCAAGCCTCGAGCCTCttccgggccaggctgaaggagccCGGGGCTTCGCTCTGTAGCTGGTGCAGGAGCTGTggctgctgggcctgggtcaCGTGGTGGCGCCAGGCGCGGAAGAAGCCCCGAGGGAGGCCCGCGGGCTACCAGACCCAGCTCTGAGGAGGGGTAGGGGGGTGATGCCAAGGTTCGGGAGTTGTTGGGGGTCACTTCCTGGGGACCTGGCCCTCTCCccagtcctctgtgtttcctcagTCCCCTTTGGTGTTTATACTCAGAAGTGCtccgtgggggggtgggggaggggtccctCTGCCCAGTGGTGTGTCTGCCCTGCCCCGGCCACCAGCCTGTGGCCTGCGAGTGTCCAGGCTCCCACACTCCTCCCCGGGGGGCCCTTGTTCCCTAGTTCTGGGTGTTCTTTTGTATCCCTTCGCTCATACACAGCTGGGCTCCGGGCCTCAGGACCCCCACTGCGCTTCTCAGTGCCCTGCTGCCTGTCCGTGTAGGTGTCTGTGCAGGAAATAAAGGATTTGTGTActgctggcccagcctccagcctccttTCTCAGGggacgtgtgtgcctgtgtgtgggtgcaagggtgtgtgtgtgtacactttgCGGAACAACGTTAAGGAAAGAAGATGGACTCTGACTTTTATTAAATGCACCCTGGAATCACATCAACAACTCCTGGGGGATAATGAGAGGTGtcagaggggaaactgaggcccaggcaggTTAAATGACCCTGGAGAACTGGGtttgaacccaagtccttggaacccgtGCTCAGGCAGGCTCCCCTCCCCAGTCCTTTCGGCCCTGGCTGTGAAGGTTAGAGTGGGAGTGAAAGGTTACCCAGTGCCCGGGCTCAGGGTCCCCAGGGACAGGCCTGGAATGGGGCTTGAGAACAAGGAGTTTATTTGGAAGATGATCCGGGCAGCAGTGGAGCCTCAGGTCCCACCCCAGACTATATAGCACCAACCCCTGCAGGCTCGCATGGTCCCCAGGGAGTTCGTGTGTGGGTTAGCGTTTGAGACACGCTGATACAGATCCCCTGTCACCAGCCCAGCAGGGTGGCTGCTGTGGGTGTCTCTCCTGGTGCAGAGACCTAGACCTTCGCCCCTGAGAGGTCCGAGCCCTTGGTCACCGTGCCCTTGCCAGGCTATGGGTGCTGTGATGGTCTGTTTGTGGCCAACATGAGGTGAGAAGCACCAAGTTCAGGACATGGCTCTTCTTGCTCCCGGGTGTGGCAGTGATCTTGGCTCCCCCTGATACGCAGGGTCAGTAACCTCTGACGGTCCCTAGCCTTGCTTTGTCTGCGGTGTGAAAACCTCAACAGGGCCAGGCAGCCCCTGGCACTGCAGGGGAGGGAAGTATCTCCCCATTCATTCTCCAGAAACCAGGATTTCTGGTCCAGCAGAGCCGAAAACTGTAGGCAgtgggcaggcgtttggtgcaacAGGTGAAGAGGCTGCACCCctatggaagtgtgtgtgtgtgtgagtgtgagtcctgtctctgttttctaatccagcaccccactaatgtacacccagggaggtagcagatgatggccaaggtacttgggtccccacctctcatgtgggagacctggctggagctcctggctttggccgtttaaggagtgaaccagcagctggaagattgtctctctgtGTGCTTCTCCCCCCTGCCTGGCCACTCTTGCTTGTCAAATAGATAACCAGGGGATATGGGTGAGACCCCGGCGAGGGAGTGCCTGTGCCAGCTGCTCACCCACCATCCATTTGGCATCCGTTCTTGGcactggggactcagcagggaggGGGCCGAGTGCTCCCTCCTCACAGAGTTTCTGTCTAGCTCGGGAGGCAGACAGGAAGCTGGCTGACTGCAGGGTGTGTGGCCCAGGCTGGCAGAGCAGACAGGGCTGCTGGCTCAGCAAGAGAccccgggagggggaggggagcccccaCGACTGTGCCCTGGGGGGAGGGACACCAAGCCCCAAGGTTCTGGGCAGAAACAAACACGGTGTATAgtggcaggaggaagaggaggcaggggaggaaggtaCGGGACGCCGAGGAGCCGGAGGGCGGCAGGGCCAGCTCTCCTGCCCGAGAAGTGCGAAGCTGTGGAAGGTTAGACCTGAGAGTGACGCGATTTGATTTGTCTCCTGGAAAGCTTACTTGGGCACCTGGGGTGTGGGCTGAGACTTGCCTCcggctctcaactccagcttcctgctcgtgcaaaccctgggaggcagcggtgacagctcaggtccttgggtccttgcccccccacgagagacctggattgtgttcctggctcctgggttcagccccagcccagctccagccattgcgggcatttggagagcgaaccagcaggatgggagctgtgtgtgtgtgtctgtgtgtgtgtgtttcttccgaATTAATTCATTAAGAGCCTTACTCTGGCTGTGGGTCCCACCCACACAGGTGCGTTCTTGGTCAGTGTTGGGCTCTGGGACATCAAGAGGAATTAGCTGTGGTCCCTGCCCCTAGAGGGTGCTCAGGCCTCCTCCCTGCCTTGACGCCTCGCCTCTGCCAGCTCCGCTCCCCTGGCCCACACACTTGACACAAGTCAGTGATCCACAGGGAGCTGGTTTATTCTGtatcctggggcagggctgggctgggctgggagcaggctGGGCTCAGCAGCCTGCTTCTAGGGACGCAGCTCCGGTTCCTCAGCGCTGCGGCGGCCGAAGTCCATCCATCCGTAGGCCTCCTCTTCTTCCTGCAGCCATGGCCCCTGCTTCTTGGACAGATCTGAGGAGGCGAGAGATGAGAACACCTAACCTCCAGGATCGAGGCCAGGCAAGCTGGGATGGGGCTAGGGGGTGGGATCTGCCACTCCTACCTGGCACGAGGTgtggggcagcctgggcccccaGCTGCCTCCGGTGGTGAGACGCTGGGCCCGGCTCATCCAACCAGCGTGGCTCCAGGCCCCTGCTGGCCACCGGACCCGAGGCTGCATCCTGCGGCTGGGAATGGGGCCTCCGAGAAGCCTGGCAGAAGGCGGCCAGAGCCATTGCCAAGACCAGCACAGACACCCACGGTCGCACCATCTCTCTTGTCTGCAAAGAGGACAAGGGCCAGATCTTAAGGTGGAGCCATCCCCTGGCAGGCCCAGAGGCAGGGGGCTGGACCAGAGAGTGCAGGCAGGTCTGTGATTTTGTgtccagcccccaggccctgcctcttTCCTCCTTGACTACCCCAATCACAACCGCTGCTTGTCCGTGAGAGATTCAAAACGtagggaggcaggcatttggtctggcAGGTGAGACCCTGGTTGGGGCACTCACATCCCGTATCAGCCTgggtatgagtcctggctctgctcccacttcctgcttcctgcttcccgccgaggcagaccctgggaaggaagaggtgagggctcaagtccttgggcccctgccacccacgtgggagacccagactgagttcccgactcttggctgtggccctggcccaaTCCTCCTCATTTAAGGAGTAAGTCGGTGGATGAGAActccctccctgtctttgtcTTCcagtctctcaaattaaaaacaaaaacaaaaaaccaccaccACCGCCCCAGAGTGGTGTTTTCCAAACTGCTCTGCAGATCCCGAGGCCCTGGCAGTGGCTCTGTAGCTTGTGACTTAAAGTGGACTTGAGCCAGGACATCAGAGGgccatccaggggctggcattacggcacagtgggttaagcagccgcctgcgGCAATGGCATCTCGTAGGAgcgctggttcaatctccagttgctccacttcccatccagcctcctgctaatgcgcctgagaaggcagcagaggacggccccaatccttggggcccctgcacccacgtggagacctggatgaagtcccaggctccggcttcaggctggccaagccccagctgttgcggccatttggagagtgaaccagtggatgaaagatctctctctctctctctctctctctctgtcactctttcaaattaataaatccttaaaaaaaaaaaaaatagggccacACAGCCCCCAGGCATCAAGCACACACACTGTGAGGTGAACCAGATCGTCTGTGGTGCGGCCTGTCGGGCAGCCCTCAGAGGAGTGGTCCTGCTGTCATTCTTGCCTAACAAGGAGTGTCCTGTGACCGTAGCTCAGCAGTTAGAAAAAGCCAACACCATTTGCAACCGCATGTAGGGTGAGCCGGTCTTCAGGAAGCCAGAACCCAGCCCTGTTCTCCGGAGTCTCTTTCAGCCTCCTGGTCTACCTGGCTTCATCACACACAAAGGATAAACATTTCTCCTGGCAAGGTTTTTCAGAATGAGCGTCTGTCAGGTTGCCTTTGGGAGAAGCAGAAATTGCAGACTCCTTGATGGAGCGAGGGGCCCTGCAACGTGAGCATGGGGCGGCCACGAGTCTCCGTGTCCTTTCCACCCAGGTTCACTGCAATGAAAAGCACACGAGGCTGGTGGCTGCCGCACTGGGCAGCGCCGACCTGCAACAGTGCTGTCCTCATGGGAGTTTCTTTTGGACAGAACTTGAGATGGGATCCaggagcctgggttccagtcccggcccTGCTCAATAATTTGCATGATTTTGACAGCccgggttgtggtgcagtgggttaagccaccacctgtgatgtcggcctcccatatggaaaccagttcaagtcccggccgctccacttcccatccagcttcctgctaatgctcctgggaaggcagcagaggatggcccaagtgcttgggtccctgccaccaacgtggagacccggatggagttccaggctcttggcttctacctggcccagccctgaccgttgtggtcatttggggagtgaactagcagatggaagatctttctctctatatatcttttcctccctctctctctgtgttttcaaataaaatgtatgagCAAGTCTTATCtttcctctgggcctcagttccctcatctgaGAGTTGGGGAAGGAGGGTGGAGTGAGGGGTCCGGGCAGGGTGCTGGCTGAGGCAGAAGGGCAGGTGCAAGACAAGGACTGGGa from Lepus europaeus isolate LE1 chromosome 18, mLepTim1.pri, whole genome shotgun sequence encodes the following:
- the GAST gene encoding gastrin, which codes for MVRPWVSVLVLAMALAAFCQASRRPHSQPQDAASGPVASRGLEPRWLDEPGPASHHRRQLGAQAAPHLVPDLSKKQGPWLQEEEEAYGWMDFGRRSAEEPELRP
- the HAP1 gene encoding huntingtin-associated protein 1, whose translation is MRPKEQGQGCAGDGPESGPGPGPGDPAAVIPEPPPAAGPAPEPSAEPEPSPAQAPGAGPGAASGPQSGTKSRAQRAAAFWAEHGDAPWTRFVFQGPFGPRATGLGSGKAAGIWETPAAYIGRRPGVSGPERAAFIRELQEALCPNLPPAKKITQDDIKVMLYLLEERERDLNTAARIGQSLVKQNSVLMEENSKLEAMLGSAREEILHLRQQVNLRDDLLQLYSDSEDEEEEEEEEEEEEGEEEEEEEEEEEEEEEEEEEEEEEQEEEEARRHDHPYDAPRPPSPEESLHHCPQLEALQRKLRLLEEENDQLREEASHLDTLEDEEQMLILECVEQFSEASQQMAELSEVLVLRLENYERQQKEITQLQAQIARLQQRCQSYGAETETLQQQLASEKGMQRARAGKSVGSQQLHDVRDKYSDCRATRQEEVKTFRPQPPMSTGSVTHFAYSLPLGALSGLPASLVDELKISIGRMVSDPTYFTDRSSRMARGETPNQGEERVQAQGYRAEEEEEEEEEEEEEEEAVPVDFKPTGELIPEEELGAAEEAVPAEEGAAEEAELLSEDTEAWEEVEPELDEATRMNVVTSALEASGLGPSHLDMKYVLQQLANWQDAHCRRQQKQKVPPKGSPTLQQWQQQAKTNMGGGSVEQRPGVPTQDSRRLEEDRASHPPRAGEEDGPSGAT